From Doryrhamphus excisus isolate RoL2022-K1 chromosome 22, RoL_Dexc_1.0, whole genome shotgun sequence, one genomic window encodes:
- the pgp gene encoding glycerol-3-phosphate phosphatase, which produces MSGSKCTRLGGQLVQQLLDSVDSVLFDCDGVIWRGDQAVPGAPQVIKLLKKHGKKVFFVTNNSTKTRKMYVDKMSTLGFDVAEEEVFGTAYCAAMYLKTACNLQGKVYLMGSDAMKQELEAVGIQQTGLGPDHIFGKQTDWANVPLDPEVKAVLVGFDEHFSYMKLNRALQYIIRSDCLFVGTNRDTRLPLEGGTAVPGTGCLLQAVETAAQRQAATVGKPNRFMFDCVASQFGVDPSRCLMVGDRLDTDIMLGSNCGLKTLLTLTGVSTVDEAEANQRSGCAERQRMVPDYYVESIADLLPALQG; this is translated from the exons ATGTCCGGGTCAAAGTGCACACGCCTGGGCGGACAGCTGGTCCAACAACTGCTTGACTCCGTGGACAGCGTCCTGTTCGACTGTGACGGCGTCATATGGAGAGGGGACCAAGCCGTCCCCGGCGCCCCTCAGGTTATAAAACTACTCAAGAAACATGGCAAGAAAGTCTTTTTCGTCACCAACAATAGCACCAAGACGAGGAAGATGTACGTGGATAAAATGTCCACGCTGGGCTTCGACGTGGCCGAGGAGGAGGTGTTTGGGACGGCGTACTGCGCCGCCATGTACCTGAAGACGGCGTGCAATCTTCAGGGTAAAGTGTACCTCATGGGCAGCGACGCCATGAAGCAGGAGCTGGAGGCCGTAGGGATCCAGCAGACCGGGCTGGGACCAGACCACATCTTCGGGAAGCAGACCGACTGGGCTAACGTACCCCTGGATCCGGAGGTGAAGGCGGTGCTGGTCGGGTTTGATGAACATTTCAGCTACATGAAGCTGAACAGAGCGTTGCAGTACATCATCAGGTCGGACTGTTTGTTTGTGGGAACCAACAGGGACACCAGGCTGCCTCTGGAGGGGGGCACTGCTGTCCCAG GTACCGGCTGTCTCCTGCAGGCTGTTGAGACCGCAGCCCAGCGCCAAGCCGCAACGGTGGGCAAACCCAACCGCTTCATGTTCGACTGCGTGGCCTCACAATTTGGCGTAGACCCCAGCCGTTGCTTGATGGTGGGCGATCGCCTGGACACGGACATCATGTTGGGCTCCAACTGCGGCCTGAAGACCCTCCTCACCCTCACCGGGGTCAGCACGGTGGATGAGGCGGAAGCCAATCAACGGAGCGGCTGTGCCGAAAGGCAGAGGATGGTGCCTGATTATTACGTGGAGAGCATCGCTGACCTTCTTCCGGCCCTGCAAGGATGA
- the zdhhc4 gene encoding palmitoyltransferase ZDHHC4 codes for MNFLTLFAIYVAVVLMCMILVCRYSGHQENPFNVLFNCIAKVIAPVTPKWLQRFSQWSLHRLFHQRNNMFIYLHILLEAAVYGEFTYEIFGFCRELDTTLTSLSVPYILLAVKTFFFYLCIKKDPGTLTKKNVPSQLHIYPYDKRLFHPGISCPTCQIIKPARSKHCRVCDRCVQRFDHHCIWVNNCIGSQNTRYFLLYLFSLCAMAGDIALLTADMLLHAVLRTGLLGASYIDEYGQTQPAGPLFVVQHLFLTFPRIVFMLGFLVFVFFLLAGYALFHFFLALVNQTSNEWYKTRGYACQHCHPTMTADPLCSTPPSHSSRFYYSRGVLQNLGEIFFPRQPVRKKDT; via the exons ATGAATTTCCTCACTCTGTTTGCCATCTACGTTGCGGTGGTGCTGATGTGCATGATCCTAGTCTGCAGATACTCCGGCCATCAGGAAAATCCCTTTAATGTCCTCTTTAACTGCATAGCAAAG GTGATTGCACCAGTTACCCCAAAGTGGCTCCAGCGGTTTTCTCAATGGTCTCTCCATAGATTGTTTCATCAAAG GAACAACATGTTCATCTATCTGCACATCCTGCTGGAGGCTGCTGTATATGGAGAGTTCACCTATGAGATTTTTGGTTTCTGCAGAGAGCTGGACACCACTCTGACCAGCCTGTCTGTGCCTTACATCCTGCTCGCTGTAAAGACTTTCTTCTTCTACCTTTGCATCAAGAAAGATCCAG GCACTCTGACTAAGAAAAATGTGCCCAGCCAATTGCACATATATCCATATGACAAGAGGCTGTTTCACCCGGGCATCTCTTGTCCGACCTGCCAGATTATCAAACCTGCGCGCTCTAAGCACTGTA GGGTGTGCGACAGGTGTGTTCAGCGTTTCGACCATCACTGCATCTGGGTGAACAACTGCATCGGTTCCCAGAACACGCGTTACTTCCTGCTCTACCTGTTCAGTCTTTGCGCCATGGCGGGCGACATTGCCCTGCTCACGGCGGACATGTTGCTTCATGCCGTGTTGCGTACAGGACTTCTGGGGGCCAGTTACATCGACGAGTACGGCCAGACGCAGCCTGCCGGGCCTCTGTTTGTTGTCCAG CATCTGTTCCTGACCTTCCCCCGCATCGTCTTCATGCTGGGCTTCCTCGTCTTTGTCTTCTTCCTGCTAGCTGGTTATGCGCTGTTCCATTTTTTCTTGGCTCTCGTCAATCAGACCTCCAACGAGTGGTACAAAACTCGAGGTTACGCTTGTCAGCACTGCCACCCGACGATGACAGCCGACCCCCTCTGCAGCACACCGCCATCCCACTCTAGCAGATTCTACTACAGCAGAGGAGTACTCCAAAATTTGGGGGAGATTTTTTTCCCTCGCCAACCTGTTCGGAAAAAGGACACTTAG